From the genome of Eucalyptus grandis isolate ANBG69807.140 chromosome 2, ASM1654582v1, whole genome shotgun sequence, one region includes:
- the LOC104419666 gene encoding uncharacterized protein LOC104419666 isoform X2 yields the protein MEIDLDISRWILEFLLRQPRLDDGAVKLALAVLPLPDADLRLKKSVLLRSIQSEVDAASVSEETLDALEAIEEVDRTTAAGGGGGSPPTVSDAMREAYRAVAVECAARFLHGRVDEGGEYSRAVERIWQGRVRRMEESAVKSGLLSPELLRWGRRVEAAMRDGGERESVLAMNTRGDAFRSVRAYLGEAWERMGPSFLEVAASRMAEDNPCRELVVTSGRVESHAGERDDLPDVRASAGLNSERPAVRIEDDGEMPVVFLRNVEAG from the exons ATGGAGATCGACCTTGACATCTCCCGGTGGATCCTCGAGTTCCTCCTCCGGCAGCCCCGCCTCGACGACGGCGCCGTCAAGCTCGCCCTCGCCGTCCTCCCCCTCCCCGACGCCGACCTCCGCCTCAAGAAGTCTGTCCTCCTCCGCTCCATCCAGTCCGAGGTCGACGCCGCCTCCGTCTCCGAGGAGACCCTCGACGCCCTCGAGGCCATCGAGGAGGTGGACCGGACGAcggccgccggcggcggcggcggatccCCGCCCACCGTCTCCGACGCCATGCGGGAGGCGTACCGCGCCGTCGCCGTGGAGTGCGCCGCCAGGTTCCTGCACGGGCGGGTGGACGAGGGGGGCGAGTATTCCCGCGCCGTGGAGAGGATATGGCAGGGGAGGGTTCGGCGGATGGAGGAGTCGGCGGTCAAGAGCGGGCTCCTCTCGCCGGAGCTGCTCCGGTGGGGTCGCCGCGTCGAGGCGGCGATGCGCGATGGGGGGGAGCGCGAGAGCGTGCTGGCGATGAACACGAGGGGCGATGCTTTCAGGTCGGTTAGGGCGTATTTGGGCGAGGCGTGGGAGAGGATGGGCCCTTCTTTCCTTGAGGTGGCGGCGAGCCGGATGGCGGAGGATAATCCGTGTAGAGAACTGGTTGTCACGAGCGGCCGGGTTGAATCCCATGCTGGCGAACGCGATGATTTGCCCGACGTTAGAGCGAGTGCCGGTCTGAATAGCGAAAGGCCGGCTGTAAGGATAGAAGATGATGGGGAAATGCCTG TTGTTTTCCTTAGAAACGTTGAGGCCGGATAA
- the LOC104419666 gene encoding uncharacterized protein LOC104419666 isoform X1: protein MEIDLDISRWILEFLLRQPRLDDGAVKLALAVLPLPDADLRLKKSVLLRSIQSEVDAASVSEETLDALEAIEEVDRTTAAGGGGGSPPTVSDAMREAYRAVAVECAARFLHGRVDEGGEYSRAVERIWQGRVRRMEESAVKSGLLSPELLRWGRRVEAAMRDGGERESVLAMNTRGDAFRSVRAYLGEAWERMGPSFLEVAASRMAEDNPCRELVVTSGRVESHAGERDDLPDVRASAGLNSERPAVRIEDDGEMPETLRPDKGLIKRKQLARHRRSKVGVKIIHDNGETGRDVASRTRFDTVPSPDVNRVQEALKSSSMELRAAVADPLPDAIRLADSLVEMLLDHL from the exons ATGGAGATCGACCTTGACATCTCCCGGTGGATCCTCGAGTTCCTCCTCCGGCAGCCCCGCCTCGACGACGGCGCCGTCAAGCTCGCCCTCGCCGTCCTCCCCCTCCCCGACGCCGACCTCCGCCTCAAGAAGTCTGTCCTCCTCCGCTCCATCCAGTCCGAGGTCGACGCCGCCTCCGTCTCCGAGGAGACCCTCGACGCCCTCGAGGCCATCGAGGAGGTGGACCGGACGAcggccgccggcggcggcggcggatccCCGCCCACCGTCTCCGACGCCATGCGGGAGGCGTACCGCGCCGTCGCCGTGGAGTGCGCCGCCAGGTTCCTGCACGGGCGGGTGGACGAGGGGGGCGAGTATTCCCGCGCCGTGGAGAGGATATGGCAGGGGAGGGTTCGGCGGATGGAGGAGTCGGCGGTCAAGAGCGGGCTCCTCTCGCCGGAGCTGCTCCGGTGGGGTCGCCGCGTCGAGGCGGCGATGCGCGATGGGGGGGAGCGCGAGAGCGTGCTGGCGATGAACACGAGGGGCGATGCTTTCAGGTCGGTTAGGGCGTATTTGGGCGAGGCGTGGGAGAGGATGGGCCCTTCTTTCCTTGAGGTGGCGGCGAGCCGGATGGCGGAGGATAATCCGTGTAGAGAACTGGTTGTCACGAGCGGCCGGGTTGAATCCCATGCTGGCGAACGCGATGATTTGCCCGACGTTAGAGCGAGTGCCGGTCTGAATAGCGAAAGGCCGGCTGTAAGGATAGAAGATGATGGGGAAATGCCTG AAACGTTGAGGCCGGATAAGGGATTGATCAAAAGAAAGCAGCTTGCCCGCCATAGGCGATCCAAAGTGGGAGTTAAGATCATCCATGATAATGGGGAAACTGGAAGAGATGTTGCATCGCGTACCAGATTTGATACGGTCCCTTCACCTGATGTTAATAGAGTTCAAGAGGCACTCAAATCTAGTTCTATGGAGCTGCGAGCGGCAGTCGCGGACCCACTTCCTGATGCGATACGGTTGGCCGACTCCCTTGTCGAAATGCTGCTGGATCATCTATGA
- the LOC104419677 gene encoding activating signal cointegrator 1, translated as MESPGQWLEKALLDLCKQAESGLDLDKDVISGLVSYCDLAQPSDAKEYLDNIIGREVGKGVIDEYLRQRGYSDLSGGSGGSSGVSDVSSSKLHAYVKPPSAEVSVPGTKKPPRVSKEAAGSTSQEKSAVTRTNEPKPANQSSSRKKKSGKVVSLAEAAKGSIVFQQGKPCSCQARRHKLVSNCLSCGKIVCEQEGEGPCQFCSALVLKEGSQYAGLEQTVPVLTEAEVAAEAYAKRLVDYDRNSAARTTVIDDQSDYYEIEGNSWLSKEEKELLIKKKEEIEEAERAKRGKVVMTFDLVGRKVLFNEDEVSEMESRSSLLKPTDEREVNRIKPNPTLQIQPIFIDPGRMKKPDKGKVPNKSLKSGLCLEITGRVQHERNELKHFIVDDHLETTSNGKSWHGPSVSRGSHIEDGVECSLECN; from the exons ATGGAGTCGCCGGGGCAATGGCTGGAGAAGGCGCTGCTGGATCTCTGCAAGCAGGCGGAGTCGGGTCTGGACTTGGACAAGGACGTGATCTCGGGCCTCGTCTCCTACTGCGACCTCGCTCAGCCCTCCGACGCCAAGGAGTACCTCGAC AACATTATCGGGCGAGAAGTGGGGAAAGGCGTGATCGATGAATATCTGCGGCAAAGAGGCTATTCAGATCTCAGTGGCGGTAGTGGCGGCAGCAGCGGCGTTTCTGAtgtttcatcctcgaaattacATGCCTATGTCAAACCGCCCTCAGCTGAAGTTTCCGTCCCCGGTACCAAGAAACCCCCTAGAGTATCTAAAGAGGCAGCTGGCTCGACTAGTCAAGAGAAGTCGGCGGTGACCAGAACCAATGAGCCGAAACCCGCGAATCAAAGTAGTTCTCGGAAAAAGAAATCTGGGAAGGTCGTGTCGCTGGCTGAGGCAGCCAAAGGTTCCATTGTGTTCCAGCAGGGTAAGCCCTGTTCATGCCAAGCCCGCAGGCACAAGTTGGTCAGCAATTGCTTGTCCTGTGGCAAGATTGTTTGCGAGCAGGAGGGAGAAGGGCCGTGTCAATTTTGCAGTGCCCTTGTTTTGAAGGAAGGAAGCCAGTATGCCGGTCTCGAACAAACTGTGCCGGTCCTCACAGAAGCTGAAGTTGCCGCAGAAGCTTATGCCAAGAGACTTGTGGATTACGATCGGAACTCTGCAGCACGTACAACGGTTATTGATGACCAAAGTGACTATTATGAAATCGAGGGCAACAGCTGGTTATCAAAGGAG GAGAAGGAGCTCttgataaagaagaaagaggagattgAGGAAGCTGAGCGGGCCAAACGAGGCAAAGTGGTCATGACCTTTGACTTGGTTGGTCGCAAG GTCCTCTTCAATGAAGATGAAGTTTCAGAAATGGAATCAAGGAGCAGTTTATTAAAGCCTACGGATGAAAGGGAAGTGAACAGAATAAAACCAAACCCAACCCTTCAAATCCAACCCATTTTTATAGATCCAGGCCGGATGAAGAAGCCGGATAAGGGTAAAGTGCCGAACAAGAGTCTCAAAAGCGGATTATGCTTGGAGATCACTGGGAGGGTGCAACATGAGAGAAATGAGTTGAAACACTTCATTGTTGACGACCATCTGGAAACGACCTCAAATGGAAAGTCTTGGCACGGGCCATCAGTGAGTAGGGGATCGCATATAGAAGATGGAGTCGAATGTTCTCTTGAATGTAACTAG
- the LOC104419687 gene encoding LOW QUALITY PROTEIN: putative pentatricopeptide repeat-containing protein At1g74580 (The sequence of the model RefSeq protein was modified relative to this genomic sequence to represent the inferred CDS: deleted 1 base in 1 codon) has protein sequence MRRAILPKHVAAVVRYQKDPLRALEMFNSVRKEDDFKHTLSTYKCMIEKLGFHGEFEAMENLLTEVRSNIDSSLLEGVYIGAMRSYGRKHKIQEAVNVFERMDFYSCEPSVQSYNAIMNILIENGYFNQAHKVYLRMRDKGIAPDVYTFTIRIKSFCRTGRPHAALRLLRNMTSQGCEHNAVAYCTVVGGFYVENYRCEAYELFLEMLSLDIHPDITIFNKLIHILCKNGDIRESKKLFASVLKRGSSPNLFTFNIFIQGLCRKGALVEAVKLLEKVTTEGLTPDVVTYNTLIGGLCKNSRAVEAESYLHKMVNFGLEADDYTYNTIINGYCKVGLTENANKILNEAVFKGFVPDQFTYCSLIGGFCQDGDVRRAMALFNEVSRRGVKSNVVLYNTVIRGLSQNGLIMEALELMTEMSENGCSPDIWTYNLVINGLCKMGCVSDAYGLMDDAIARGYIPDIFTFNTLVDGFCKQLKLNSAIEIIERMCSHGVFPDVITYNSLLNGLCKASKYEHLMEIFDTMIVKQCVPNIITYNILIESLCKARKVKEALDLLDKMEIKGIAPDIVSFGTLINGLCDQGELHEAYDIFRKVEEHYKVSHTTATYNIMINAFLGKLKIDLAAKLFNEMSVKGCMPNSYTYRVMIDGFCRAGDVDSGYKLLLKKIEKGFIPTLASFGRVINCLCVKHRVREAVGIIHLMVHKGIVPEVVNTIFEADKKEVAAPKIVVEDLLKKSHITYYTYELLHEGVRDKKMLKKMLPSRFLRDPKKMSSSV, from the exons ATGCGTCGTGCTATACTTCCAAAGCATGTGGCTGCAGTTGTTAGGTACCAAAAGGATCCTCTCAGAGCATTGGAGATGTTCAATTCAGTCAGAAAAGAAGATGACTTCAAGCACACGTTGTCGACTTACAAATGCATGATTGAAAAGCTTGGGTTTCATGGGGAGTTTGAGGCTATGGAGAATTTGCTCACAGAGGTGAGATCAAACATCGATAGCAGTTTACTCGAAGGAGTCTATATTGGGGCCATGAGAAGTTATGGAAGGAAACACAAGATTCAGGAAGCTGTCAATGTGTTTGAGAGGATGGATTTCTACAGTTGCGAGCCGTCTGTGCAATCTTACAATGCAATCATGAATATACTTATTGAGAATGGTTACTTTAATCAGGCCCATAAAGTTTATCTGAGGATGAGGGATAAAGGGATTGCCCCAGATGTGTACACTTTCACAATCAGGATAAAGTCTTTTTGTCGGACAGGTAGGCCTCATGCTGCTCTAAGACTTCTCCGAAATATGACTTCTCAGGGTTGTGAGCACAATGCTGTTGCATATTGTACTGTCGTTGGTGGGTTCTATGTAGAGAATTACCGATGCGAGGCATATGAATTGTTTCTTGAGATGCTTAGTTTAGATATTCATCCTGATATCACAATATTCAATAAGCTTATTCATATACTTTGCAAGAATGGGGACATC AGGGAGAGCAAAAAGCTTTTTGCCAGTGTCCTGAAGAGGGGATCAAGTCCAAATTTGTTCacattcaatattttcattcaaGGACTTTGCAGGAAAGGAGCTCTTGTTGAGGCTGTGAAGTTGTTGGAAAAGGTAACTACAGAGGGATTAACTCCAGATGTTGTCACGTATAACACTTTAATTGGTGGCTTGTGTAAGAATTCTAGGGCTGTGGAAGCTGAAAGCTATTTGCATAAAATGGTGAATTTTGGGCTTGAGGCAGACGACTATACATACAATACTATAATCAATGGATACTGCAAAGTTGGCCTGacagaaaatgcaaataaaattcTTAATGAGGCCGTTTTCAAGGGATTTGTGCCTGATCAGTTCACGTATTGTTCTCTTATTGGTGGATTCTGCCAAGATGGTGATGTCAGGCGTGCTATGGCTTTATTTAATGAGGTATCAAGAAGAGGAGTGAAATCTAATGTTGTTCTCTACAATACAGTGATCAGAGGCTTGTCCCAGAATGGGCTTATAATGGAAGCCTTGGAATTAATGACTGAGATGTCAGAAAATGGTTGTTCCCCCGACATATGGACATACAATCTTGTTATTAATGGACTTTGCAAGATGGGCTGCGTATCTGATGCTTATGGCCTGATGGATGATGCTATAGCCAGAGGGTACATTCCTGACATTTTTACTTTCAATACATTGGTTGATGGCTTTTGCAAGCAATTGAAGTTGAATAGTGCAATTGAGATTATAGAGAGAATGTGCAGTCATGGTGTTTTTCCCGATGTGATCACATATAACTCATTGTTGAATGGCCTATGCAAGGCTTCAAAATATGAACATTTGATGGAAATATTTGACACAATGATAGTGAAACAGTGCGTCCCCAACATCATTACTTACAATATACTCATTGAGAGCTTGTGCAAGGCTCGCAAAGTAAAGGAAGCTTTGGATTTGCTCGATAAGATGGAAATAAAGGGGATTGCACCAGATATTGTAAGTTTTGGCACACTGATTAATGGTCTTTGTGATCAAGGGGAGCTCCATGAAGCCTACGACATTTTCAGGAAAGTGGAGGAGCACTATAAGGTTTCTCATACGACAGCAACATATAATATAATGATCAATGCTTTTCTGGGAAAACTAAAAATTGATCTGGCAGCAAAGCTTTTTAATGAGATGAGTGTCAAAGGTTGCATGCCCAACAGTTACACATATCGTGTGATGATTGATGGATTCTGTAGAGCAGGGGATGTTGACTCAGGGTATAAGCTTCTActcaaaaaaattgagaagggTTTTATTCCAACACTTGCTTCATTCGGACGAGTAATAAATTGCCTTTGTGTGAAGCATAGGGTTCGTGAGGCTGTTGGGATCATTCACCTTATGGTTCACAAAGGTATTGTTCCTGAGGTAGTGAACACTATTTTTGAGGCTGACAAAAAGGAGGTGGCTGCGCCTAAGATTGTTGTGGAAGACTTGTTGAAGAAAAgccatataacttattatacttATGAACTTCTCCATGAGGGTGTTCGAGATAAAAAGATGCTAAAGAAGATGCTTCCAAGTAGATTCTTACGTGATCCAAAGAAGATGTCCTCTTCTGTTTAA